In Nocardia sputorum, a single genomic region encodes these proteins:
- a CDS encoding EF-hand domain-containing protein, whose translation MSDAPVDTFELWDRDGDGLVAVQDITAGIRALGLEVDEAAVERLVAAADTNGDFLVSRTEFDAALVAGRIEVTDADAAFKVFDVNGDGRISVEELESLIRHVGAGRIDEPADALPAAADTDGDGFLSLPEFRTLLDFLSR comes from the coding sequence ATGAGTGACGCGCCGGTGGACACGTTCGAGCTGTGGGACCGTGACGGGGACGGGCTCGTGGCGGTGCAGGACATCACCGCGGGCATTCGGGCGCTCGGTCTGGAGGTCGACGAGGCGGCGGTGGAACGGCTGGTCGCGGCCGCCGACACCAATGGCGACTTCCTGGTCTCGCGAACCGAATTCGACGCCGCCCTGGTGGCCGGGCGTATCGAGGTGACCGACGCCGACGCCGCGTTCAAGGTGTTCGACGTCAACGGCGACGGCCGCATTTCCGTCGAGGAGCTGGAATCGCTCATCCGCCACGTCGGCGCGGGCCGTATCGATGAACCGGCCGACGCGTTGCCGGCCGCGGCCGACACCGATGGCGACGGCTTTCTCTCGCTGCCGGAATTCCGCACGCTGCTGGATTTCCTGTCCCGGTAG
- a CDS encoding GntR family transcriptional regulator — translation MSVVDFEPVNRQSTAEMIADRLREAIMRGSLAPGSQLGEADLAARFAVSRGPVREAMQRLVSEGLLHSIRHRGIFVIELSLDDVVDIYRARTALEGGALELILDGRRPIAYEALGPSVEEMVTCAERGDAVGVSEADQAFHEALVESAASPRLVRAARTLLIETRMCLGALQTTYPDLRDQAQEHVGLREAIATAEPARARALLVEHMDDAVQRLRHQIGG, via the coding sequence ATGTCCGTCGTTGATTTCGAGCCGGTGAACCGGCAGTCGACCGCGGAGATGATCGCCGATCGGCTCCGCGAGGCGATCATGCGCGGCAGTCTCGCGCCCGGGTCGCAGCTCGGGGAAGCCGACCTCGCCGCGCGGTTCGCGGTCTCGCGGGGACCGGTGCGCGAGGCGATGCAGCGCTTGGTGTCCGAAGGCTTGCTGCACAGCATCCGGCACCGCGGCATCTTCGTCATCGAACTGAGCCTCGACGACGTCGTCGACATCTACCGCGCCAGGACCGCGCTGGAAGGCGGCGCGCTGGAACTGATCCTGGACGGCCGCCGCCCGATCGCCTACGAGGCGCTCGGTCCCAGCGTCGAGGAGATGGTCACGTGCGCCGAACGCGGTGACGCGGTGGGAGTGTCGGAGGCCGACCAGGCCTTCCACGAGGCGCTGGTGGAGAGCGCGGCCAGCCCGCGGCTGGTGCGCGCGGCCCGCACCCTGCTGATCGAGACGCGGATGTGCCTGGGCGCCTTGCAGACCACCTACCCGGACCTGCGGGACCAAGCCCAAGAGCACGTCGGTCTGCGCGAAGCGATCGCTACCGCCGAGCCCGCCCGCGCCCGCGCGCTGCTCGTCGAGCACATGGACGACGCCGTGCAGCGCCTGCGCCACCAGATCGGCGGCTGA
- a CDS encoding D-2-hydroxyacid dehydrogenase, translated as MEQGPIVVVLHSDSVPDAERMDRVAGRATLRYTEAPGLADALPGAEVLFVYDFRTRALPGAWHAADRLRWVHMGSTGVDPAMFPELRASDVVVTNTRGVFDAAIAEYVLGQILGFAKDLSGSLLLQQRHEWRHRENERVAGATALIVGTGSIGRHIARLLRAAGMSVRAVGRRARASDPDFGEIATDLHAELARADYVVAIAPLTDQTRNMFDAAAFAAMKPHARFVNVGRGELVVTDDLVAALRTGSIAAAALDVVDPEPLPADHPLWELPNVRITPHNSGDFIGWRTEIVDVFAENFDNWIAGRPLDNVVDKRLGYVPG; from the coding sequence GTGGAACAGGGCCCGATTGTCGTCGTCCTGCACAGTGACAGTGTGCCCGACGCCGAACGAATGGACCGCGTAGCAGGTCGCGCCACCCTCCGGTACACCGAGGCACCCGGGTTGGCGGACGCCCTGCCCGGAGCGGAGGTCTTGTTCGTCTACGACTTCCGGACGCGGGCGCTGCCCGGCGCCTGGCATGCCGCCGACCGTCTGCGCTGGGTGCATATGGGGTCGACCGGCGTCGATCCGGCGATGTTTCCCGAGCTGCGGGCCAGTGACGTGGTGGTGACGAACACCCGAGGCGTCTTCGACGCGGCGATCGCCGAATACGTGCTCGGACAGATCCTCGGTTTCGCCAAGGACCTGTCCGGCTCGCTGCTGCTGCAGCAGCGGCACGAGTGGCGGCACCGGGAAAACGAACGGGTCGCGGGAGCGACGGCGCTGATCGTCGGCACCGGCTCGATCGGACGCCACATCGCCCGGTTGCTGCGCGCGGCCGGGATGTCCGTGCGCGCCGTGGGCAGACGAGCGCGCGCGTCGGATCCGGATTTCGGTGAGATCGCCACCGACCTGCACGCCGAGCTGGCCCGCGCCGACTACGTCGTCGCGATCGCCCCCCTCACCGACCAGACCAGGAACATGTTCGACGCCGCCGCCTTCGCCGCGATGAAACCGCACGCGAGGTTTGTCAACGTCGGCCGCGGGGAACTCGTTGTGACCGACGATCTCGTCGCCGCGCTGCGCACCGGATCGATCGCCGCGGCGGCGCTCGATGTGGTGGACCCCGAGCCGCTCCCCGCCGATCATCCCCTGTGGGAACTGCCGAACGTCCGGATCACCCCGCACAACTCCGGTGACTTCATCGGATGGCGCACCGAGATCGTCGACGTGTTCGCCGAGAACTTCGACAACTGGATCGCCGGACGTCCGCTGGACAACGTGGTCGACAAAAGGCTGGGGTACGTGCCCGGCTGA
- a CDS encoding DUF4345 domain-containing protein has translation MSSALKWLSMVMGVACVAIGILHIALGVDSVPDMGSAGVTADSQSRFFGAIFAGYGLAWIWAARQSPIPAAAMRLLAGIFLLGGVARFVSVAVYGWPHWFQIVLTVIELVLPPVYFWLADADEKRLGSAPRVLAAD, from the coding sequence ATGTCCAGCGCACTCAAATGGCTGTCCATGGTGATGGGCGTCGCCTGCGTGGCGATCGGGATTCTGCACATAGCACTCGGTGTCGACTCGGTGCCCGACATGGGTTCGGCCGGTGTGACCGCCGACAGCCAGAGCCGGTTCTTCGGCGCGATCTTCGCCGGATACGGCCTCGCGTGGATCTGGGCCGCGCGGCAGTCGCCGATACCCGCGGCGGCGATGCGCCTGCTGGCCGGGATCTTCCTGCTCGGCGGGGTGGCCCGCTTCGTCTCGGTCGCCGTGTACGGCTGGCCGCACTGGTTCCAGATCGTTTTGACCGTCATCGAACTCGTGCTTCCCCCGGTCTACTTCTGGCTCGCCGACGCCGACGAGAAGCGGCTCGGCTCGGCGCCCCGTGTGCTCGCCGCGGATTGA
- a CDS encoding DUF3830 family protein, with protein sequence MARYITITLTKAAVTCRARLLDEEAPQTCAAVWNALPLEGDAFHAKYARNEVYTLLPRIGAAPHRENPTVTPIPGDVCLFDFEPWEIGNPAYGYEPGSAAEHERGATDLALFYGRNNLLINGDLGWVPGNVFATIEEGLAEIAAACNTLWLHGVQGETLAFARA encoded by the coding sequence ATGGCCCGCTACATCACCATCACGCTCACCAAAGCCGCGGTCACCTGCCGCGCTCGTCTGCTCGATGAGGAAGCGCCGCAGACCTGCGCGGCGGTGTGGAACGCCCTGCCGCTGGAAGGCGACGCCTTCCACGCCAAGTACGCCCGCAACGAGGTGTACACGTTGCTCCCTCGGATCGGCGCGGCCCCGCATCGGGAGAATCCGACGGTCACGCCGATCCCGGGCGACGTGTGCCTGTTCGATTTCGAGCCGTGGGAGATCGGGAATCCGGCCTACGGCTACGAGCCCGGCTCCGCGGCCGAGCACGAGCGCGGCGCCACCGATCTCGCGCTGTTCTACGGCCGCAACAATCTGCTGATCAACGGCGACCTCGGGTGGGTGCCGGGCAATGTCTTCGCCACCATCGAGGAGGGGCTCGCCGAGATCGCCGCGGCGTGCAACACGCTGTGGTTGCACGGCGTCCAAGGCGAAACGCTCGCCTTCGCCCGCGCCTGA
- a CDS encoding tartrate dehydrogenase yields MSGYRIATIPGDGIGVDVTAAAVRVLDAVLPGLEWTEFDWSCENYLRTGAMMPPDGPQRLAGFDAILLGAVGFPGVPDHVSLWGLLIPLRRAFGQYVNLRPVRLLPGTESALRDRTAADLDILIVRENSEGEYSRIGGIHNEGRPDEFVLQESVFTRTGCERIIRYAFERAAERSGRLCSATKSNGIIHSMPYWDSVFERIAAEYPQVRTRQMHVDALAAELVLHPDRLDVIVGSNLFGDILSDLAAAVTGGLGLAPSGNINPERTGPSMFEAVHGSAPDIAGQGIANPVAQILAGAMLLDHLGESAAAAAIDRAVCDVLATGKVRTPDLGGTESTADLGDAIAIRAAELAGNATTADIA; encoded by the coding sequence GTGAGCGGGTACCGTATCGCCACCATCCCGGGTGACGGAATCGGAGTCGACGTCACCGCGGCGGCGGTGCGCGTGCTCGACGCCGTGCTGCCCGGACTGGAATGGACCGAATTCGACTGGTCCTGCGAGAACTATCTGCGTACGGGGGCGATGATGCCGCCCGACGGTCCGCAGCGGCTGGCCGGCTTCGACGCCATCCTGCTCGGTGCCGTCGGCTTTCCCGGTGTGCCCGACCACGTCTCGCTGTGGGGGCTGCTGATCCCGCTGCGCCGCGCCTTCGGTCAGTACGTCAACCTGCGCCCGGTGCGCCTGCTGCCCGGCACGGAGTCGGCGCTGCGCGACCGGACCGCCGCCGACCTGGACATCCTCATCGTGCGGGAGAACTCCGAGGGCGAGTACTCGCGGATCGGCGGCATCCACAACGAGGGCCGTCCCGACGAATTCGTGCTGCAGGAGTCGGTGTTCACTCGCACCGGGTGCGAGCGGATCATCCGCTACGCGTTCGAGCGGGCAGCCGAACGGTCCGGACGGTTGTGCTCGGCGACGAAGTCGAACGGGATCATCCATTCGATGCCGTACTGGGACAGCGTCTTCGAACGTATCGCGGCCGAATACCCGCAGGTGCGGACGCGGCAGATGCACGTCGACGCGCTGGCCGCCGAACTCGTGCTGCACCCCGACCGGCTGGACGTGATCGTGGGCTCGAACCTGTTCGGCGACATCCTCTCCGATCTGGCCGCCGCCGTGACCGGCGGGCTCGGCCTGGCGCCTTCGGGCAACATCAATCCCGAGCGCACCGGCCCCTCCATGTTCGAGGCCGTGCACGGCAGCGCCCCCGACATCGCGGGCCAGGGCATCGCCAACCCGGTCGCGCAGATCCTCGCGGGCGCGATGTTGCTCGATCATCTCGGTGAATCCGCCGCGGCCGCCGCGATCGATCGAGCGGTCTGCGACGTCCTCGCCACCGGAAAGGTCCGCACCCCGGATCTCGGCGGAACCGAGTCCACCGCCGATCTCGGCGACGCCATCGCCATCCGCGCGGCCGAGCTGGCCGGCAACGCCACCACGGCCGACATCGCCTGA
- a CDS encoding NAD-dependent succinate-semialdehyde dehydrogenase: protein MLTESALSAAERAAIDTVPRGLFIQGRWRATARTLPVFDPATGEVLCAVADADPADGLAALDAACAAQREWAATPPRERSDLLMRVHRALLAETDRLGLIATLEMGKPLAEARGEIAYAAEFFRWFAEEAVRLDGGYMPAPTGGSRFLVTRQPVGPSLLITPWNFPVAMGARKIAPALAAGCTCVVKPAEQTPLSMLALAQVLAEAGLPAGVVNVVTTADPAAVMTPLILDARSRKLSFTGSTAVGKQLLAQCARTVMRTSMELGGNAPLLVFDDADLDEAVEGALAAKMRNIGQACTAANRILVQRGIADVFARKLADRMAALPRGRGTEPDVVVGPLIDAEAVDKVQRLVDDARARGAMVLTGGTALPGPGTFYPATVLIDVPDDAELCHTEIFGPVAAIGVFDTEDEAVTRANDTPYGLVSYVFTENLRRGLRVCEALETGMVGLNQGVVSNPAAPFGGVKESGLGREGGLTGIDEFLETKYIGVRL from the coding sequence ATGCTCACCGAAAGCGCACTGAGCGCAGCCGAACGGGCGGCGATCGACACGGTGCCACGCGGCTTGTTCATCCAGGGGCGGTGGCGGGCGACGGCAAGGACGCTGCCGGTCTTCGATCCAGCGACCGGCGAGGTGCTGTGCGCGGTGGCCGACGCGGATCCGGCCGACGGTCTCGCCGCACTGGACGCGGCGTGCGCGGCGCAGCGGGAGTGGGCGGCCACGCCACCGCGCGAGCGCAGCGATCTGTTGATGCGCGTGCATCGCGCGTTGCTGGCGGAGACCGACCGGCTCGGGCTGATCGCGACGCTGGAGATGGGCAAACCGCTGGCCGAGGCGCGCGGCGAGATCGCCTACGCCGCCGAGTTCTTCCGCTGGTTCGCCGAGGAGGCCGTGCGACTGGACGGCGGGTACATGCCCGCGCCGACCGGCGGTTCGCGTTTTCTCGTGACCCGGCAGCCGGTCGGGCCCAGTTTGCTCATCACGCCGTGGAACTTCCCGGTGGCCATGGGCGCCCGCAAGATCGCGCCCGCGCTCGCCGCAGGCTGCACGTGCGTGGTGAAACCCGCTGAGCAGACGCCCCTTTCGATGCTGGCGCTGGCCCAGGTGCTGGCCGAGGCAGGGCTGCCCGCCGGGGTGGTGAACGTCGTGACGACGGCCGACCCGGCCGCGGTGATGACGCCGCTGATCCTGGACGCCCGCTCGCGCAAGCTGTCGTTCACCGGCTCGACGGCGGTCGGCAAGCAGTTGCTCGCGCAGTGCGCGCGGACGGTGATGCGCACCTCGATGGAACTCGGCGGCAACGCGCCGCTACTGGTGTTCGACGACGCCGACCTGGACGAGGCGGTCGAGGGCGCGCTCGCGGCGAAGATGCGCAACATCGGCCAGGCGTGCACCGCGGCCAACCGAATCCTCGTGCAGCGCGGCATCGCCGACGTCTTCGCACGTAAGCTCGCCGACCGGATGGCGGCCCTGCCGAGGGGGCGGGGCACCGAGCCGGACGTCGTGGTCGGCCCGCTCATCGACGCCGAGGCCGTCGACAAGGTGCAGCGCTTGGTCGACGACGCTCGCGCTCGCGGCGCCATGGTGCTCACCGGCGGAACAGCGCTGCCCGGACCGGGCACCTTCTATCCCGCGACCGTCCTGATCGACGTCCCCGACGACGCCGAGCTGTGCCACACCGAGATCTTCGGACCGGTCGCCGCGATCGGCGTCTTCGACACCGAGGACGAAGCGGTGACCAGGGCCAACGACACGCCCTACGGACTGGTGAGCTACGTATTCACCGAGAACCTGCGGCGCGGCCTGCGGGTGTGCGAGGCGCTGGAAACCGGCATGGTGGGGCTCAACCAGGGCGTGGTGTCGAACCCGGCGGCGCCGTTCGGCGGTGTCAAGGAGTCCGGCCTCGGCCGCGAGGGCGGGCTGACCGGGATCGATGAATTCCTGGAGACCAAGTACATCGGAGTGCGACTGTGA
- a CDS encoding aspartate aminotransferase family protein, translated as MTELSPILKQATPVTVDHGAGCYLYGTDGRRYLDFTAGIGVTSTGHCHPKVVAAAQAQVASLIHGQYTTVLHRPLLELTERLGAVLPEGLDALFFANSGSEAVEAALRLARQATGRPNVVVFHGGFHGRTVAAATMTTSGTRFSAGFSPLMAGVHVAPFPTAYRYGWSEREATAFALRELDYLFATLTSPAETAAFIVEPVLGEGGYVPGNTEFFRGLRERADRHGILLVFDEIQTGFGRTGKFFGHQHFDVRPDVITIAKGLASGFPLSGIAASRELMARAWPGSQGGTYGGNAVACAAAIATLDVIESEGLVANAAARGAQLLGGLRDSATKAIGDVRGLGLLAGAEFTTATGEPDTATAAAAQRAAVDKGLLLLTCGAHMNVVRMIPPLIVTETQIEDALAIWSEVLAEL; from the coding sequence ATGACCGAGCTCTCGCCCATCCTCAAACAGGCCACTCCGGTGACCGTCGACCATGGCGCGGGGTGCTATCTCTACGGCACCGACGGACGCCGCTACCTCGACTTCACCGCGGGTATCGGCGTGACCAGCACCGGTCACTGCCACCCGAAGGTGGTCGCCGCCGCACAGGCGCAGGTGGCTTCGCTGATCCACGGCCAGTACACGACCGTGCTGCATCGTCCGCTGCTGGAGCTGACCGAGCGGCTCGGCGCGGTGCTGCCCGAAGGGTTGGACGCGCTGTTCTTCGCCAACTCCGGCAGCGAGGCGGTCGAGGCCGCGCTGCGGCTGGCGCGCCAGGCCACCGGACGGCCGAACGTCGTCGTCTTCCACGGCGGCTTCCACGGCCGAACCGTGGCCGCCGCGACCATGACGACCTCCGGCACCCGTTTCTCGGCCGGGTTCAGCCCGCTCATGGCAGGGGTGCACGTCGCGCCGTTCCCCACCGCCTATCGCTATGGGTGGAGCGAGCGGGAAGCCACCGCCTTCGCGCTGCGGGAACTGGACTATCTGTTCGCCACGCTCACCTCGCCGGCCGAGACCGCCGCGTTCATCGTGGAGCCGGTGCTCGGTGAAGGCGGGTACGTTCCGGGTAACACCGAGTTCTTCCGTGGGCTGCGCGAACGCGCGGACCGGCACGGCATCCTGCTGGTCTTCGACGAGATCCAGACCGGCTTCGGCCGCACCGGCAAGTTCTTCGGCCACCAGCACTTCGACGTCCGGCCCGACGTGATCACCATCGCGAAGGGACTGGCCAGTGGGTTCCCGCTGTCCGGCATCGCGGCCTCGCGCGAGCTGATGGCGCGGGCGTGGCCGGGCTCGCAGGGCGGCACCTACGGCGGCAACGCGGTGGCGTGCGCGGCGGCGATCGCCACGCTCGACGTCATCGAGTCCGAAGGGCTGGTGGCCAACGCGGCCGCGCGCGGGGCACAACTGCTGGGCGGTCTGCGCGACAGCGCCACCAAGGCGATCGGTGACGTGCGCGGCCTCGGATTGCTCGCGGGCGCCGAGTTCACCACGGCCACGGGCGAACCCGACACCGCCACCGCCGCGGCCGCCCAGCGCGCCGCGGTGGACAAGGGGCTGCTGCTGCTGACCTGCGGCGCGCACATGAACGTGGTGCGGATGATCCCGCCGCTGATCGTGACCGAAACGCAGATCGAGGACGCTCTGGCGATCTGGTCCGAAGTGCTCGCCGAGCTGTAG
- a CDS encoding amidase translates to MSYPDKNHPTDPTAMTAVELVSAYAAGALSPVEATEAILRAIADRDPALNAFCLVDHDRALVQAKDSEARWQSGHARGLLDGVPVSIKDVFLTEGWPTRRGSTSIDPAGPWPVDSPVAARLREDGMVFLGKTTTPEIAWKAVTDSPLAGVTRNPADPSTTAGGSSGGSAAAVAAGLGPVSVGTDGGGSVRIPAAFCGIVGFKPTYGRIPLFPASPFGPLAHAGPMTRTVEDAALLMDILSLPDPRDPTALAPTLTVFRAEMQRDVRGLRVAYSPTLGYATLDAEVATIVDAAVARLADAELRVAAADPGFEDPREAFELLWAAGAATMLSGFPEGTRDRVDPGLRAVWERGETVTAVDYLAARNVAAQIGITMGRFHTDYDVLITPTVPIPAFEAGHDVPPGSGLRGWPEWTPFTYPFNLTQQPAISIPAGTTSAGLPVGLQIVGPRHSDDLVLAVARYAEFVLAS, encoded by the coding sequence ATGAGCTACCCCGACAAGAACCATCCCACCGACCCGACCGCCATGACCGCGGTCGAGCTGGTCTCGGCCTACGCCGCGGGCGCGCTGTCGCCCGTCGAGGCGACCGAGGCGATCCTGCGCGCGATCGCCGACCGGGACCCCGCGCTCAACGCCTTCTGTCTCGTCGACCACGATCGCGCCTTGGTGCAGGCGAAGGATTCCGAGGCGCGCTGGCAGTCCGGCCATGCCAGGGGCTTGCTCGACGGCGTACCCGTCTCGATCAAGGACGTCTTCCTGACCGAGGGCTGGCCCACCCGGCGCGGATCCACGTCGATCGACCCGGCCGGGCCGTGGCCGGTGGACAGCCCGGTGGCGGCGCGGCTGCGCGAGGACGGCATGGTCTTCCTCGGCAAGACCACCACCCCGGAGATCGCGTGGAAGGCGGTCACCGACAGCCCGCTGGCCGGTGTCACCCGCAATCCGGCCGACCCGTCCACCACCGCGGGCGGCTCCTCCGGCGGTAGCGCCGCGGCCGTCGCGGCGGGCCTCGGCCCGGTCTCGGTGGGCACCGACGGCGGTGGCAGCGTGCGCATCCCGGCCGCCTTCTGCGGCATCGTCGGATTCAAGCCCACCTACGGCCGGATTCCGTTGTTCCCGGCCAGCCCGTTCGGTCCGCTGGCGCACGCGGGCCCGATGACGCGCACCGTCGAGGACGCGGCGCTGCTGATGGACATCCTGTCGCTCCCCGATCCGCGCGATCCGACCGCGCTGGCCCCCACGCTCACCGTGTTCCGCGCCGAAATGCAGCGTGACGTGCGGGGATTGCGGGTGGCGTACTCGCCGACGCTCGGCTATGCCACGCTCGACGCCGAGGTCGCCACGATCGTGGACGCGGCGGTGGCACGCCTGGCCGACGCCGAACTCCGGGTCGCCGCCGCCGATCCGGGCTTCGAGGATCCGCGCGAGGCTTTCGAACTGCTCTGGGCCGCCGGCGCGGCGACCATGCTGTCCGGCTTCCCGGAAGGCACCCGCGACCGGGTGGACCCGGGGCTACGCGCGGTTTGGGAGCGCGGCGAAACCGTGACCGCCGTCGACTATCTCGCCGCACGCAACGTAGCGGCGCAGATCGGCATCACGATGGGCCGGTTCCACACCGACTACGACGTCCTGATCACCCCGACGGTGCCGATCCCCGCCTTCGAAGCGGGACACGACGTGCCACCGGGCAGCGGGCTGCGCGGCTGGCCCGAATGGACGCCCTTCACCTACCCGTTCAATCTCACCCAGCAGCCCGCGATCAGCATCCCGGCGGGTACCACGAGCGCGGGTCTGCCGGTCGGGCTGCAGATCGTCGGTCCGCGCCACTCGGACGATCTGGTGCTCGCGGTGGCCCGCTACGCCGAATTCGTGCTGGCCTCCTGA
- a CDS encoding maleate cis-trans isomerase family protein translates to MDLSFPDLEGPVAQRGIGIIAPFDLALERELWRWAPLEVSLHLARTPYEPVPVSLEMAELVSDAAHLTAATRNVIHVEPEVVAYLCTSGSFIKGLAYEKSLRDTICRAGAQDAVTTSGALLEAIRHLDLTRISVLTPYDEILTHRLHEFLAEAGCSVVRSDHLGLGGGIWKVSYRTIAERIVAADDSAAQAVFVSCTNLPTYDVIEPLEQALGKPVLTANQLTMWACLGRMKLPMMGPGKWLLNVF, encoded by the coding sequence GTGGATCTGAGCTTTCCCGACCTCGAGGGGCCCGTTGCACAACGGGGTATCGGGATCATCGCACCGTTCGACCTCGCCCTCGAACGAGAGCTCTGGCGCTGGGCGCCTCTGGAGGTGAGCCTGCACCTGGCCCGCACCCCCTACGAGCCGGTCCCGGTGTCGCTGGAGATGGCCGAACTGGTGTCCGACGCGGCGCATCTCACCGCGGCGACCCGGAACGTCATACATGTGGAGCCCGAAGTCGTCGCCTATCTGTGCACGTCGGGCAGCTTTATCAAGGGCCTCGCCTATGAGAAGTCGTTGCGCGACACCATCTGCCGGGCCGGGGCGCAGGACGCGGTCACCACCTCCGGCGCGTTGCTGGAAGCGATTCGCCATCTGGACCTCACCCGGATCTCGGTGCTCACCCCCTACGACGAGATCCTGACCCACCGGCTGCACGAATTCCTCGCCGAAGCCGGATGCTCGGTGGTGCGCTCCGACCACCTCGGGCTCGGCGGCGGCATCTGGAAGGTCAGCTACCGCACGATCGCCGAACGCATCGTCGCCGCCGACGATTCCGCCGCGCAGGCCGTCTTCGTCAGCTGTACCAACCTGCCGACCTACGACGTGATCGAGCCGCTGGAGCAGGCCCTCGGCAAACCCGTGCTCACCGCCAACCAACTGACCATGTGGGCATGCCTCGGCCGGATGAAACTCCCGATGATGGGCCCAGGCAAGTGGCTGCTCAACGTTTTCTGA
- a CDS encoding maleate cis-trans isomerase family protein, giving the protein MHAPTVGFIYPDHAAEDDYPLAAAALGAHLPVAHIYGTDLHAIPELLELGSPEKLRLGAALLARHRPAAIVWACTSGSFVYGPAGARDQARALAEVAGVPATSTSIAFADAVHALGLRTVAVAASYPDEVARLFVEFLADADIDVVSMSSAGIDTAAEVGTLTPAQVLRLAADNDHPGAEALLIPDTAMHTLAVLPDLEATLGKPVLTANQVTIWAGLRLAGAEPVVAGLGTLFAERQIDVRR; this is encoded by the coding sequence ATGCACGCACCCACCGTCGGTTTCATCTACCCCGACCACGCGGCCGAGGACGACTACCCGCTCGCGGCGGCGGCGCTCGGCGCGCACCTCCCCGTAGCCCACATCTACGGCACCGATCTGCACGCCATCCCCGAACTGCTGGAGCTGGGCAGTCCGGAGAAATTGCGCCTCGGCGCCGCGCTGCTCGCCCGGCACCGCCCCGCCGCGATCGTCTGGGCCTGCACGTCCGGCAGTTTCGTCTACGGTCCCGCGGGCGCCCGCGATCAGGCGCGTGCGCTGGCCGAGGTCGCGGGCGTGCCCGCGACCAGCACCAGCATCGCGTTCGCCGACGCCGTGCACGCCCTCGGACTGCGCACCGTCGCCGTCGCCGCCAGCTATCCCGACGAGGTCGCGCGGCTGTTCGTGGAGTTCCTCGCCGACGCGGACATCGACGTCGTCTCGATGTCCAGCGCCGGAATCGACACCGCGGCCGAAGTCGGCACCCTCACACCGGCCCAGGTCCTGCGGCTGGCGGCGGACAACGACCATCCCGGCGCGGAGGCGCTGCTCATCCCGGACACCGCGATGCACACCCTCGCGGTGCTGCCGGACCTGGAGGCTACGCTGGGCAAACCGGTGCTGACGGCCAATCAGGTCACGATCTGGGCGGGCCTGCGGCTGGCCGGCGCCGAGCCGGTCGTCGCCGGACTCGGCACCTTGTTCGCGGAAAGGCAGATCGATGTCCGTCGTTGA